The following proteins come from a genomic window of Solea solea chromosome 3, fSolSol10.1, whole genome shotgun sequence:
- the LOC131456420 gene encoding rab GDP dissociation inhibitor beta-like — protein sequence MDEEYDVIVLGTGLTECILSGIMAVNGKKVLHMDRNSYYGAESASITPLEDLYKRFGESLPEESMGRGRDWNVDLIPKFLMANGQLVRMLLITQVTRYLDFKVIEGSYVYKGAKIHKVPSTEFEALNSSLMGIFEKRRFKKFLTFISGYDEKDPKTREGVDPQKTTMRAVFQKFNLDQQVMDFTGHSLALYRTDDYLDQPCIDTINRIKLYSESLARYGKSPYLYPLYGLGELPQGFARLSAIYGGTYMLNKPIEEIVYENGKVIGVRSEGEVARCKQLICDPSYAPDRCQKVGQVVRAICLLDHPIPNTDDTNSCQIIIPQSQVHRKHDIYVCMVSSAHNVASKGKYIAIVNTTVETKDPEAELKPGLDLLGPITKKFVTVGDLYEPTDIGTESQIFISRSYDATTHFETTCDDIKDIYCRMTGSDFDFGEMERKKNDIFGDA from the exons ATGGATGAAGAATACGACGTCATCGTTCTGGGCACCGGGCTGACG gAATGCATTTTATCAGGCATCATGGCTGTGAATGGGAAGAAGGTCCTGCACATGGACCGCAACTCCTACTATGGAGCCGAGAGTGCATCCATCACACCGTTGGAAGAT CTCTACAAACGCTTTGGCGAGAGCTTACCTGAGGAGTCAATGGGAAGAGGCCGGGATTGGAATGTGGACCTCATTCCCAAATTCCTCATGGCCAATG GTCAGTTGGTCCGCATGTTGCTCATCACACAGGTGACTCGCTACCTGGATTTCAAAGTGATTGAGGGCAGCTATGTGTATAAGGGAGCAAAAATCCACAAAGTCCCCTCCACTGAGTTTGAGGCACTGAATTCTA GTCTGATGGGGATTTTTGAGAAACGGCGTTTTAAAAAATTCCTTACCTTCATCAGCGGTTATGATGAGAAAGACCCCAAAACCAGGGAAGGCGTCGACCCCCAAAAGACAACCATGAGGGCTGTTTTCCAGAAGTTTAACCTTGATCAGCAAGTCATGGACTTTACAGGCCACTCTCTTGCCCTCTACCGCACAGATGA TTACCTGGATCAACCCTGCATTGACACAATTAACAGGATAAAGCTTTACAGTGAGTCTCTGGCCAGATATGGCAAAAGTCCATACCTTTATCCACTCTACGGCCTGGGAGAACTGCCCCAAGGCTTTGCCAG GCTGAGTGCCATCTATGGTGGGACCTACATGTTGAACAAGCCCATTGAAGAGATTGTGTATGAGAATGGGAAGGTGATTGGAGTCAGGTCTGAGGGAGAG GTGGCCCGGTGCAAGCAACTGATCTGCGACCCCAGTTATGCCCCTGATCGCTGCCAAAAAGTGGGCCAGGTGGTCAGAGCCATCTGCCTCTTGGACCACCCCATTCCAAATACTGATGATACCAACTCTTGTCAGATCATCATCCCCCAGAGTCAGGTCCACCGGAAGCACG ACATCTACGTGTGTATGGTCTCCTCTGCTCACAATGTGGCCTCAAAGGGGAAATACATCGCCATTGTCAACACCACAGTGGAAACCAAAGATCCTGAGGCTGAACTCAAGCCAGGCCTGGACCTGCTGGGGCCAATTACGAAGAAGTTTGTCACTGTTGGTGACCTGTATGAACCCACTGACATAGGCACTGAAAGCCAG ATTTTCATCTCCCGCTCATATGATGCCACGACTCACTTTGAGACCACCTGTGATGACATCAAGGACATCTACTGCAGGATGACGGGCTCAGACTTTGACTTTGGAGAGATGGAGCGCAAGAAAAACGACATCTTCGGTGACGCGTAA
- the asb13a.1 gene encoding ankyrin repeat and SOCS box protein 13a.1 isoform X2 — MVALQQSNMEVTAARRSFLCDIGFWADHTALHMAASQGRVLQLKQLIEGGASVNMVTVDNITPLHEACLRGHLTCARLLLEAGAQVDVRTIHGSTPLCHACSSGSLECAELLLEHGANVNPSLTALTASPLHEACIHGNVEVARLMIASGAQLEAYDVHFGPPLHIACAKGRVDCVRELLIAGANVNSVKFHETALHHAAQIDSVDMIELLIEFGANVQASDNVDRKPVDYTMPATPSHSCLLSPSESSAAV, encoded by the exons ATGGTGGCATTACAGCAGTCCAACATGGAGGTGACTGCAGCTCGCCGTTCGTTTCTTTGCGACATTG GTTTCTGGGCAGACCACACTGCCCTGCACATGGCCGCCTCTCAGGGCAGAGTGCTACAGCTGAAGCAGCTGATTGAGGGCGGAGCCTCAGTCAACATGGTAACGGTGGACAACATCACTCCTCTCCATGAGGCCTGTCTGCGGGGTCACCTGACGTGTGCGCGGCTGCTGCTGGAGGCCGGAGCTCAG GTGGATGTACGCACCATCCACGGCAGCACCCCTCTCTGTCACGCCTGTAGCTCCGGCAGCCTGGAGTGTGccgagctgctgctggagcatGGAGCCAACGTTAACCCGTCCCTCACAGCTCTGACCGCCTCACCACTGCATGAAGCCTGCATCCACG GTAATGTCGAGGTGGCGAGGTTGATGATAGCCAGCGGTGCCCAGCTGGAGGCGTACGATGTCCACTTTGGTCCACCGCTCCACATCGCATGTGCTAAAGGACGTGTGGACTGTGTCAGGGAGCTGCTTATTGCAG GTGCAAATGTGAATTCAGTGAAGTTCCACGAGACAGCGTTACACCATGCGGCGCAAATCGACAGCGTGGACATGATCGAGCTGCTGATAGAGTTTGGAGCCAACGTGCAAGCCAGTGACAACGTGGATAGAAAACCTGTGGACTACACCATGCCTGCGACCCCTTCACACTCCTGCCTTCT GTCACCCTCTGAGTCTTCAGCAGCTGTGTAG
- the asb13a.1 gene encoding ankyrin repeat and SOCS box protein 13a.1 isoform X1 has protein sequence MVALQQSNMEVTAARRSFLCDIGFWADHTALHMAASQGRVLQLKQLIEGGASVNMVTVDNITPLHEACLRGHLTCARLLLEAGAQVDVRTIHGSTPLCHACSSGSLECAELLLEHGANVNPSLTALTASPLHEACIHGNVEVARLMIASGAQLEAYDVHFGPPLHIACAKGRVDCVRELLIAGANVNSVKFHETALHHAAQIDSVDMIELLIEFGANVQASDNVDRKPVDYTMPATPSHSCLLYYQSHPLSLQQLCRITVRKTLGTRASEAIGQLTVSRRIHSYLQYCDHPISPQSNT, from the exons ATGGTGGCATTACAGCAGTCCAACATGGAGGTGACTGCAGCTCGCCGTTCGTTTCTTTGCGACATTG GTTTCTGGGCAGACCACACTGCCCTGCACATGGCCGCCTCTCAGGGCAGAGTGCTACAGCTGAAGCAGCTGATTGAGGGCGGAGCCTCAGTCAACATGGTAACGGTGGACAACATCACTCCTCTCCATGAGGCCTGTCTGCGGGGTCACCTGACGTGTGCGCGGCTGCTGCTGGAGGCCGGAGCTCAG GTGGATGTACGCACCATCCACGGCAGCACCCCTCTCTGTCACGCCTGTAGCTCCGGCAGCCTGGAGTGTGccgagctgctgctggagcatGGAGCCAACGTTAACCCGTCCCTCACAGCTCTGACCGCCTCACCACTGCATGAAGCCTGCATCCACG GTAATGTCGAGGTGGCGAGGTTGATGATAGCCAGCGGTGCCCAGCTGGAGGCGTACGATGTCCACTTTGGTCCACCGCTCCACATCGCATGTGCTAAAGGACGTGTGGACTGTGTCAGGGAGCTGCTTATTGCAG GTGCAAATGTGAATTCAGTGAAGTTCCACGAGACAGCGTTACACCATGCGGCGCAAATCGACAGCGTGGACATGATCGAGCTGCTGATAGAGTTTGGAGCCAACGTGCAAGCCAGTGACAACGTGGATAGAAAACCTGTGGACTACACCATGCCTGCGACCCCTTCACACTCCTGCCTTCTGTATTACCAAA GTCACCCTCTGAGTCTTCAGCAGCTGTGTAGGATCACGGTGAGGAAGACGCTGGGCACCAGAGCCTCAGAGGCCATAGGTCAGCTGACCGTATCCCGCCGCATCCACAGCTACCTGCAGTACTGTGACCATCCCATATCACCACAGAGCAACACATGA
- the LOC131456994 gene encoding ankyrin repeat and SOCS box protein 13-like yields MEIENSHAYFIGDIGSWSERTEVHKAAYLGQVSQLQHLIQSGASVNVVAVDSITPLHEACVRGQAQCVRLLLEAGAQVDARNVDGSTPLCEASSAGSLECVKILLDHGAKANPALTSRTASPLHEACMGGNSDCVKLLVATGASLEAYDLYYGTPLHVACVNKKTDCVKVLLNAGAKVNSARFHETPLHHAAKNMQLGMIETLVVFGANIHARDQQDRKPVDYTTPGSPSATCLKFYETTPMSLQQLSRLAVRKRLGTSALKVIGQLEIPKLIISFLCYQ; encoded by the exons ATGGAAATTGAAAACAGTCACGCATATTTCATCGGGGACATTG GCAGCTGGTCGGAGAGAACAGAGGTGCACAAAGCGGCCTACCTCGGCCAGGTCTCCCAGCTGCAGCACCTCATTCAAAGCGGCGCTTCAGTCAATGTGGTGGCAGTGGATTCCATCACACCCCTGCACGAGGCCTGCGTCCGTGGCCAGGCCCAGTGTGTGAGGCTGCTTCTGGAGGCGGGAGCCCAG GTGGATGCGAGGAATGTGGACGGCAGCACTCCGCTGTGTGAAGCGAGTTCAGCCGGAAGTCTGGAGTGTGTGAAAATCTTGCTGGATCACGGTGCCAAGGCCAACCCCGCTCTCACCTCACGCACAGCCTCACCTCTCCACGAGGCCTGCATGGGAG GTAACTCGGACTGTGTTAAGCTCCTGGTTGCCACAGGAGCTTCTTTGGAGGCGTACGACCTTTACTATGGCACCCCGCTACATGTAGCTTGTGTGAACAAGAAGACAGACTGCGTTAAAGTGCTGCTTAATGCAG GTGCTAAAGTGAATTCTGCCAGGTTCCATGAAACTCCACTGCACCACGCTGCTAAAAACATGCAGCTGGGGATGATTGAGACGCTGGTGGTGTTCGGGGCCAACATCCACGCCAGAgatcagcaggacaggaaaccaGTGGACTACACAACACCAGGATCTCCCTCCGCCACCTGCCTCAAGTTCTATGAGA CCACTCCCATGAgtctgcagcagctcagcaggCTGGCAGTGAGGAAGAGGCTGGGCACCAGTGCACTTAAGGTCATAGGTCAGCTGGAGATACCAAAACTCATCATCAGCTTCCTCTGCTATCAGTGA